Proteins from one Palaemon carinicauda isolate YSFRI2023 chromosome 26, ASM3689809v2, whole genome shotgun sequence genomic window:
- the LOC137619432 gene encoding uncharacterized protein, with product MNLKDMSNFITSLTDTFQWLSLLKLVVLYSAIHKARLETPATPWTGPRDWPYVHQSSVWSSYSEDFGPSWYEDDLKMSPEETGKRHLTKTAITPLSLAPEEYQFPQTQNPFGQDAYKYADHPSTVIHSPHTNNPSPPISGIYNTSNVPSVTHSYFSLGDSSQWWYRGEDGVNHGMKDTSVRYRGTTKFKDSLKPRLYPEGSLTRPHRQKNHGAFVLGDSGYSVKSHQHDLGNENNRRLESSTELQIGTPVLQKESKDPIKKGMASAMKERKMYSEPTKNRKFTRKRKNLLRTKVIKKIKNKVSRSYRDGPDKLNIGSHGRRSLEPHPGFFRDYTPDCALHSNRTFCFMDETYPSSHIADLPSLPDQVRWYPLKHARNTPLTEVWD from the exons ATGAACTTGAAAGATATGTCGAACTTTATTACGAGTTTAACAGATACATTCCAGTGGCTAAGTCTGTTAAAGTTAGTGGTCCTGTATTCTGCTATTCATAAAGCTAGGCTTGAGACTCCAGCTACTCCTTGGACCGGACCCCGTGATTGGCCATATGTCCATCAGTCCAGTGTATGGTCGTCTTATTCAGAGGATTTTGGTCCAAGCTGGTATGAAGATGACCTGAAAATGTCCCCAGAGGAAACAGGAAAGAGACATCTAACTAAGACAGCAATAACTCCTCTAAGTTTGGCGCCAGAAGAATATCAGTTTCCACAAACACAGAATCCCTTCGGGCAAGATGCTTACAAATATGCTGATCATCCGTCTACAGTAATTCATTCACCACACACCAATAACCCTTCCCCTCCCATTTCCGGAATATATAATACTTCAAATGTGCCCTCGGTTACCCACAGCTATTTCTCGTTAGGCGATAGTAGTCAGTGGTGGTACAGAGGTGAGGATGGGGTAAATCATGGAATGAAAGACACCTCTGTTAGATATAGGGGTACAACAAAATTTAAGG ATTCTTTGAAACCCAGGCTATACCCCGAAGGTTCCCTTACCCGCCCACATCGGCAGAAGAACCACGGCGCCTTTGTCTTGGGAGACTCTGGGTATTCTGTGAAATCCCACCAG CATGATCTGGGCAATGAAAATAACAGGAGACTTGAATCTTCCACCGAATTACAAATTGGGACCCCTGTCCTACAGAAGGAATCGAAGGACCCGATTAAGAAAGGGATGGCCTCTGCAATGAAGGAAAGAAAAATGTATAGCGAACCAACGAAGAATCGAAAGTTTACCCGCAAACGGAAAAACTTATTGCGGACCAAAGTtatcaaaaagataaaaaacaaagtcAGCAGGAG TTATAGAGATGGTCCAGACAAGTTGAATATAGGGTCACATGGCCGCCGTAGCTTGGAGCCTCACCCAGGATTCTTCAGGGATTATACTCCTGACTGTGCCCTCCACTCAAACAGGACCTTTTGCTTCATGGATGAGACGTATCCAAG CAGCCATATCGCAGACCTGCCTTCATTACCTGATCAGGTCAGATGGTATCCATTGAAACATGCTCGAAATACCCCTCTGACCGAGGTGTGGGACTGA